In Pelosinus sp. UFO1, one genomic interval encodes:
- a CDS encoding ribose-phosphate pyrophosphokinase, with the protein MEDMKRLRIFSGNANPGLAKEIADHLGLTMGNAFVGHFNNGETQVIIDESVRGKDVFIVQPTCNPVNDSMMELLIMVDAAKRASARTITAVVPYYAYARQDRKTRGREPISAKLIADLLTTAGVARVLTVDLHAGQIQGFFDIPVDHMPGVPLLADYVRSKNLDDLIVVSPDLGGVTRARQLADRLHAPIAIIEKRRPMPGVAEVMNLIGNVEGRTAVMIDDIVDTAGSLTEGANALIKFGAKEVYACCTHAVLSDPAVARIKASVIKELVITNTIPLPAEKECDKIKVLSIAPLLGEAILRIFGELPVSRMFDE; encoded by the coding sequence ATGGAAGATATGAAGAGGTTGCGGATTTTTTCCGGTAATGCCAATCCAGGGTTGGCTAAAGAGATTGCTGACCATTTGGGTCTTACTATGGGGAATGCTTTTGTTGGGCATTTTAACAACGGAGAAACGCAAGTCATCATTGATGAAAGTGTGCGCGGTAAGGATGTATTTATAGTGCAGCCTACTTGTAATCCCGTAAACGACAGCATGATGGAGCTTTTAATTATGGTTGATGCTGCAAAGCGGGCTTCTGCACGTACAATTACGGCCGTAGTTCCTTATTATGCTTATGCACGGCAAGATCGTAAAACTCGAGGCAGGGAACCTATATCTGCTAAATTGATTGCAGACTTATTGACAACAGCTGGTGTTGCCCGTGTCCTTACAGTCGATTTGCATGCAGGTCAAATTCAAGGGTTCTTTGATATCCCAGTGGATCATATGCCTGGAGTACCTTTGTTAGCAGATTATGTTCGTTCTAAGAATTTGGATGATTTGATTGTAGTGTCTCCAGATTTAGGCGGTGTAACTCGCGCTAGACAATTGGCCGATAGGCTGCATGCGCCAATTGCTATCATTGAAAAACGTCGTCCTATGCCTGGTGTTGCAGAAGTTATGAATCTTATCGGCAATGTAGAAGGAAGAACAGCCGTTATGATTGATGATATCGTTGATACGGCTGGTTCTTTAACGGAAGGTGCCAATGCGTTAATAAAATTTGGTGCAAAAGAAGTATACGCTTGCTGTACTCATGCTGTATTAAGTGATCCAGCTGTGGCCCGCATTAAGGCATCTGTTATTAAAGAATTAGTTATTACAAATACAATTCCTCTGCCTGCAGAAAAAGAATGTGATAAAATTAAGGTATTATCCATTGCACCTCTTTTGGGTGAAGCCATACTTAGAATTTTTGGTGAACTTCCAGTTAGTAGAATGTTTGACGAGTAA
- a CDS encoding polysaccharide deacetylase family protein, giving the protein MFDINIRLISMLGLLTIIVLAGLILDYRNVATKPIRTGMWLAVLGITAGIFLTLSAVLPENEFFGRVFSQVRTTQKVVALTFDDGPYPPYTEQVLDVLKEFHVPATFFVIGENVKKHPELVSRIASEGHQLGNHTYHHIDLLKADRKVIVDEIDSTNQAIIAAVGTAPHLVRPPHGFRDPVVLEVMAERSLKVVEWSVMSRDWTNPGVEVIVDRTVSKVKNGSIILLHDGDGIASQASRAQTVEATRRIIQTLLAQGYKFVTVDEILTKMEDSKG; this is encoded by the coding sequence ATGTTTGATATAAATATACGATTGATTAGTATGTTAGGGCTACTGACAATTATCGTATTGGCTGGTTTGATCTTGGATTATCGTAATGTTGCAACAAAACCTATACGTACAGGGATGTGGTTAGCTGTCCTTGGAATTACAGCGGGGATTTTTTTAACTCTTAGTGCTGTACTGCCGGAAAACGAGTTTTTTGGCAGAGTTTTTAGCCAAGTAAGAACTACACAGAAAGTAGTGGCTCTCACCTTTGATGATGGGCCTTATCCCCCCTACACGGAGCAGGTATTGGATGTATTAAAAGAATTTCATGTACCTGCCACCTTCTTTGTTATTGGAGAAAATGTTAAAAAACATCCTGAGTTAGTAAGTCGTATTGCTTCTGAGGGGCATCAATTGGGAAATCATACCTATCATCACATTGATTTATTAAAAGCGGATCGGAAGGTAATTGTTGATGAAATTGACTCCACGAATCAAGCTATTATAGCTGCTGTTGGTACTGCACCCCATCTAGTAAGGCCACCACATGGTTTCCGCGATCCTGTTGTATTAGAAGTTATGGCGGAACGAAGCTTAAAGGTTGTAGAGTGGTCAGTCATGAGCCGGGATTGGACCAATCCGGGAGTTGAAGTGATTGTAGACCGCACGGTAAGTAAGGTGAAGAATGGCTCTATTATTCTGCTACATGATGGGGATGGTATCGCGTCTCAGGCTTCGCGAGCGCAAACTGTAGAAGCTACTAGACGTATTATTCAAACCCTGTTAGCTCAAGGGTATAAATTTGTGACAGTAGACGAGATTTTAACAAAAATGGAGGACAGTAAAGGGTGA
- the pfkB gene encoding 1-phosphofructokinase codes for MNQNTITPIVTITFNPALDRTLHLQNFTLGEVNRVDNERTDPGGKGINVAKVIKALDYPVLVTGFLGKKNACSFQEYFDQENIHNHFVEVKGENRVNIKIVNATTDVVSELNFPGISPTIADLDNLQTTLRQLATKHKWFVLSGSLPPTMPTDTYATFIEILHQYDCKVILDTSGPALVAGIAARPFAVKPNLPELSQLMNSPMDSDEQILGAIQYLLNQGIAKVAISLGEKGSLVADCNQILRAIAPNVPVSSTVGAGDAFVAGFSVGQARNLSLTDSIQLASAAAGAAVTLPGTQAASLTDVNKLLNQIEIQKWR; via the coding sequence TTGAATCAAAATACTATAACACCTATCGTTACTATCACTTTTAATCCCGCTCTCGACCGTACATTGCACTTACAAAACTTCACTTTGGGAGAAGTCAATCGAGTCGATAACGAACGTACCGATCCCGGCGGTAAAGGAATCAATGTGGCCAAAGTGATAAAAGCTCTCGATTATCCAGTACTTGTCACAGGATTCTTAGGCAAGAAAAATGCTTGTTCTTTTCAGGAGTATTTTGATCAAGAAAATATACACAACCATTTTGTGGAAGTAAAGGGAGAAAATCGTGTAAACATTAAAATTGTTAATGCTACAACTGATGTAGTCAGCGAATTAAATTTCCCTGGTATTTCACCAACAATAGCAGATTTAGATAATTTACAAACTACGCTACGTCAACTTGCTACCAAACATAAATGGTTCGTATTATCCGGCAGTTTGCCACCCACAATGCCAACTGATACCTATGCCACCTTTATTGAGATTTTACATCAATATGATTGCAAAGTAATCTTAGATACTAGTGGACCAGCATTAGTTGCCGGCATTGCCGCCCGACCATTCGCAGTTAAGCCAAATTTACCAGAACTTAGCCAATTAATGAATTCGCCCATGGATTCAGATGAGCAAATTCTTGGCGCCATACAATATCTACTAAACCAAGGCATCGCTAAAGTAGCCATTTCCCTTGGCGAAAAAGGTTCTTTAGTCGCTGACTGCAATCAAATCTTAAGAGCTATAGCCCCTAATGTACCTGTTAGTAGTACAGTTGGAGCAGGTGACGCTTTTGTAGCTGGTTTTAGTGTAGGGCAAGCGCGTAACCTATCCCTTACTGATAGCATCCAACTAGCATCAGCCGCTGCAGGTGCAGCCGTTACGCTCCCCGGTACACAAGCTGCTTCTTTGACAGACGTTAATAAACTATTAAACCAAATTGAAATACAAAAGTGGAGGTAA
- a CDS encoding PTS sugar transporter subunit IIA, which yields MNIQDLLSATRVKFNLEASNKEDVINELIEILHADGKLTDKAKYKEAVLRREKEFSTGIGMGIAIPHAKDSSVKEAALTFGISRTGIDYEALDGTAAHLFFLIAVPADSNDVHLKVLSYISRKLMHQEVRDKLLSAATYEDVLAAFEA from the coding sequence ATGAATATTCAAGATTTATTATCAGCAACAAGAGTGAAATTCAACCTAGAGGCCAGTAACAAAGAAGACGTTATTAATGAGTTGATTGAAATTCTCCATGCCGATGGCAAACTTACGGACAAAGCTAAGTATAAAGAGGCAGTCTTACGCCGCGAGAAAGAATTTTCTACAGGAATCGGTATGGGCATTGCAATTCCTCACGCTAAAGATAGTAGCGTTAAGGAGGCCGCTCTGACTTTTGGGATATCAAGAACTGGCATTGATTATGAAGCACTAGACGGAACTGCTGCTCATTTATTTTTTCTGATTGCCGTTCCTGCAGATTCTAATGATGTCCATCTTAAAGTGTTATCCTATATTTCCCGCAAGCTCATGCATCAAGAAGTAAGAGATAAATTACTATCCGCTGCAACCTACGAAGATGTATTAGCAGCGTTTGAAGCGTAA
- a CDS encoding GNAT family N-acetyltransferase: MVGMKNGEFSIGQATIADIPQIASLFTESFRESVLHHCGGVLPDPQAMQDVFTLVYQAEPEAAIVARDVSGKVVGYCFAPTELSNLWLRAIWEGHLLKWAWRWITGKYGFGLHPVKVIIMNKVAFLYSAVTPSKPANARILSIAVAEKARGQGVANLLLENAIKYFSKKGANRVRLEVRPSNEVAIRLYEKWNFVFAGYTADSQGKWMIMYKEMEHDHV; encoded by the coding sequence ATGGTGGGGATGAAAAATGGAGAATTTAGCATAGGTCAAGCGACAATAGCCGATATACCTCAAATTGCATCATTATTTACAGAGAGTTTTCGTGAAAGTGTGCTCCATCATTGTGGTGGAGTTTTGCCAGATCCTCAGGCGATGCAGGATGTATTTACCTTAGTCTATCAGGCAGAGCCTGAGGCTGCCATTGTGGCCCGAGATGTATCGGGTAAAGTGGTAGGCTATTGTTTTGCTCCTACTGAATTATCAAATTTGTGGCTGCGGGCAATATGGGAAGGTCATTTGCTAAAATGGGCTTGGCGATGGATCACTGGGAAATATGGTTTTGGTTTGCATCCAGTTAAAGTCATTATAATGAATAAAGTGGCCTTTCTTTACTCAGCCGTTACTCCCAGTAAGCCGGCAAATGCCAGGATTTTATCTATTGCTGTCGCAGAAAAGGCAAGGGGCCAAGGAGTAGCCAATTTACTATTAGAAAATGCAATAAAGTATTTTTCGAAAAAAGGAGCTAATCGAGTGCGCTTAGAAGTAAGGCCCTCAAATGAAGTAGCCATTCGATTATACGAAAAGTGGAATTTCGTTTTTGCAGGTTATACGGCAGATTCACAAGGAAAGTGGATGATTATGTACAAGGAAATGGAGCACGATCATGTTTGA
- the pth gene encoding aminoacyl-tRNA hydrolase has product MKIVVGLGNPGQEYSATRHNVGFMVIDELARRWGVSNWKNRKEALIAEQRKEEPVLLVKPQTYMNLSGVAVGELARWYKVAPEDVIVIFDDMDLPTGRLRLRMKGGSGGHRGIESLLTHLANDSFPRVRIGIGRPPTGWQVVDYVLSRFTVEEQPLLVEAIDKAAEAVESIITQGMNKAMNLHNK; this is encoded by the coding sequence GTGAAGATTGTAGTAGGTCTTGGTAATCCGGGGCAAGAATATAGTGCCACACGTCACAATGTCGGCTTTATGGTGATTGATGAATTAGCACGACGCTGGGGTGTTAGTAATTGGAAGAATCGTAAGGAAGCACTAATTGCGGAACAGCGAAAAGAGGAGCCAGTGCTCTTAGTGAAGCCTCAAACCTATATGAATCTAAGCGGTGTAGCAGTAGGCGAGCTGGCCCGATGGTACAAAGTTGCTCCGGAAGATGTTATTGTTATCTTTGACGATATGGATTTGCCTACTGGTCGTTTGCGTCTTAGAATGAAAGGCGGATCTGGAGGCCATCGAGGAATTGAATCCTTGCTGACTCATTTAGCTAACGATTCCTTTCCCCGTGTTCGAATTGGAATTGGTCGTCCGCCAACAGGGTGGCAGGTTGTAGACTATGTCCTTAGTCGCTTTACAGTAGAAGAGCAGCCCCTGCTTGTAGAGGCAATCGATAAAGCGGCTGAAGCGGTGGAGTCGATTATCACACAAGGTATGAACAAGGCAATGAATCTGCATAACAAGTGA
- the glmU gene encoding bifunctional UDP-N-acetylglucosamine diphosphorylase/glucosamine-1-phosphate N-acetyltransferase GlmU: MSDLLAVILAAGKGTRMKSTLPKVLHKIGGKPMVQHVLDAADVAGAKKKVVVVGFGAECVEGTLGKQAEFVVQAEQLGTGHAVMQAAEFLKDFDGTVMVLCGDTPLLRGKTLGKLFAEHKAAGASATVLTAHMPNPTGYGRVIRDASGQVLKIVEQKDANSRELAVNEVNTGIYCFERAALFEALQNTNCNNMQGEYYLTDVIGILATAHSKVWAVKVDDYQDTLGINSRMQLAEAEKIVRKRKLAELMDAGVTIMDIDSTFIDQEVTIGPDSIVYPFTWIEGNTTIGGNCQIGPNSRIQDSIVGDNTTLHFSYAHDCKVGNDVIVGPYVHLRPKTVLADKVKVGNFVEVKNSQVGEGSKIPHLSYIGDTDMGEKVNIGSGTITVNYDGKNKSRTIIEDGAFIGCNTNLVAPVTVGKGAYVAAGSTITKNVPSESLGVARARQSNIDGWAAKK; the protein is encoded by the coding sequence ATGTCTGATTTACTGGCGGTAATTTTGGCGGCAGGCAAAGGTACACGGATGAAGTCAACCTTACCCAAAGTGTTACATAAGATTGGTGGCAAGCCAATGGTGCAGCATGTACTTGATGCAGCAGATGTAGCAGGAGCTAAGAAAAAAGTTGTAGTTGTTGGTTTTGGTGCAGAATGTGTAGAAGGTACTTTAGGAAAGCAGGCTGAATTTGTCGTTCAGGCGGAACAATTAGGGACAGGCCATGCGGTCATGCAGGCGGCTGAGTTTTTAAAAGACTTTGATGGAACGGTAATGGTGTTATGTGGCGATACACCGCTGCTAAGGGGAAAAACCTTAGGAAAACTTTTTGCTGAGCACAAAGCGGCTGGGGCATCAGCAACAGTGTTGACGGCTCATATGCCGAATCCGACAGGTTATGGACGTGTGATTCGAGATGCCAGCGGACAAGTCCTGAAAATTGTGGAACAAAAGGATGCCAATAGTAGAGAATTAGCAGTCAACGAAGTAAACACAGGTATCTATTGTTTTGAACGGGCTGCTTTATTTGAAGCACTACAAAATACAAACTGCAATAATATGCAAGGTGAATATTACTTAACCGATGTCATTGGTATTTTGGCAACGGCTCACTCTAAAGTATGGGCAGTCAAAGTAGATGATTATCAAGACACACTAGGGATCAACTCACGTATGCAATTGGCGGAAGCGGAGAAAATAGTCAGAAAGCGTAAGTTAGCAGAGCTAATGGATGCTGGCGTTACCATTATGGATATCGATAGTACTTTTATTGACCAGGAAGTAACGATTGGTCCAGACTCCATAGTTTATCCATTTACTTGGATTGAAGGTAACACTACAATTGGCGGTAACTGCCAAATAGGACCCAATAGTCGTATCCAAGACAGTATTGTTGGCGATAATACTACCTTGCATTTTAGCTATGCCCATGATTGTAAAGTAGGTAATGATGTAATTGTTGGCCCATATGTTCATTTACGTCCGAAGACGGTGTTAGCTGATAAGGTTAAGGTTGGAAATTTTGTCGAAGTAAAAAATTCTCAGGTTGGTGAAGGTAGCAAAATTCCTCATTTAAGTTACATTGGCGACACAGATATGGGGGAAAAAGTAAATATTGGATCAGGCACCATAACTGTGAATTATGATGGTAAGAACAAAAGTCGGACCATTATTGAGGATGGTGCTTTTATTGGTTGTAATACTAATTTAGTGGCTCCTGTTACCGTCGGTAAAGGTGCTTACGTAGCTGCAGGCTCGACTATTACAAAGAATGTACCATCAGAGTCTTTAGGTGTGGCTAGAGCACGTCAAAGCAATATTGATGGCTGGGCTGCGAAAAAGTAA
- a CDS encoding PTS fructose transporter subunit IIC codes for MKLLAITSCPAGIAHTYMAAESLQMNAKAMGIEMKVETRGSVGVENEITPEDIKGAHAIIIAADTQVDRERFRSIPIIDASVQEAIKDPKGLIEKATNAKKTTDFIEAVETSKEAQKSKRSGPYKHLMNGVSYMIPLVAAGGLIIALSFVFGIEAFKEKGTLAAALMDIGGGSAFALMVPLLAGFIAHSIADRPGLVPGLVGGMLAAKIGSGFLGGIIAGFLAGYIALWIKTYVKLPRNLEGLKPVLIIPFFSTLLIGLLMIYVIGTPVKAIMDAMTETLKGMTSANAGFLGLILGAMMAFDMGGPINKAAYTFGVGLLGSNVFEPMAAIMAAGMTPPLGLALATFLAKNKFTPEEREAGKAASVMGISFITEGAIPFAAADPLRVIPSIVIGSAITGALSMIFNCALRAPHGGIFVLLIPNAVSNVGMYVVSIAIGTAITAFLVTILKKSEATTNTAKG; via the coding sequence ATGAAATTATTAGCAATTACGTCATGTCCTGCCGGGATCGCCCATACCTATATGGCAGCTGAATCCTTGCAAATGAATGCCAAAGCAATGGGAATTGAAATGAAAGTGGAGACCAGAGGTTCTGTAGGTGTTGAAAATGAAATCACTCCCGAAGATATCAAAGGCGCCCATGCTATTATTATTGCTGCTGATACGCAAGTCGATAGAGAACGTTTTCGTTCGATTCCTATTATTGATGCGTCTGTACAAGAAGCTATAAAGGACCCCAAGGGATTAATCGAAAAAGCCACTAATGCTAAAAAAACAACAGACTTTATTGAAGCAGTAGAAACTTCCAAAGAAGCACAAAAAAGCAAAAGAAGTGGCCCCTACAAACATCTTATGAATGGCGTATCCTATATGATCCCGCTAGTAGCTGCTGGAGGTTTAATTATTGCCCTTTCCTTTGTTTTTGGCATTGAAGCCTTTAAAGAAAAGGGAACCTTAGCGGCTGCCTTAATGGATATTGGTGGTGGTTCTGCCTTCGCCCTTATGGTCCCCTTACTTGCCGGTTTTATTGCTCATTCTATTGCTGACCGCCCTGGTTTAGTTCCTGGCCTAGTTGGTGGTATGTTAGCTGCAAAGATTGGTTCTGGATTCCTTGGTGGTATTATTGCCGGTTTCCTTGCTGGTTATATTGCCTTATGGATCAAGACTTATGTGAAATTACCTAGAAATCTAGAAGGTTTAAAACCCGTACTTATTATTCCTTTCTTTTCCACCTTGCTCATTGGTCTTTTAATGATTTATGTTATTGGAACACCTGTAAAAGCGATTATGGATGCTATGACTGAAACATTAAAAGGTATGACTTCCGCTAATGCAGGTTTCTTAGGACTTATCCTTGGTGCTATGATGGCTTTTGACATGGGCGGTCCGATCAATAAGGCTGCTTATACCTTCGGCGTTGGATTATTAGGTAGTAATGTTTTTGAACCAATGGCAGCGATCATGGCTGCAGGCATGACCCCACCTCTAGGTTTAGCACTTGCTACATTCCTAGCCAAAAACAAGTTTACCCCTGAAGAACGAGAAGCTGGTAAAGCTGCTTCTGTAATGGGTATTTCTTTTATTACTGAAGGCGCTATACCATTTGCCGCTGCCGATCCACTCCGTGTTATTCCCTCTATTGTAATCGGTTCAGCGATTACTGGCGCATTGTCAATGATATTTAATTGTGCTTTAAGAGCTCCTCATGGCGGCATTTTTGTTTTGCTGATTCCAAATGCGGTAAGCAATGTAGGTATGTATGTTGTGTCCATCGCCATCGGAACTGCTATCACTGCATTCCTGGTTACTATTCTTAAAAAAAGTGAAGCAACAACGAATACAGCAAAAGGATAA
- a CDS encoding DeoR/GlpR family DNA-binding transcription regulator — MFAEERRNKIIQFINAGQPVKVIELSSLFTVSEATIRRDLQELENLGLVQRTHGGAVSVQLGSELSFQDREVFLLNEKRDIAATAASMVNDGETILLDAGTTTREIARALCGRKLTVVTNSMDVAFVFAEEPDIEVLLLGGTWRKSINSLVGPLTNAMLKLFCFDKVFLAANAIDCTLGATTHHLAEAETKRAMLQAGKTTILVADHSKFDKKTFTQICSLDELSMIITDNGMNKDTLDIINNYTQVVIAESTTL, encoded by the coding sequence ATGTTTGCTGAAGAACGGCGTAATAAGATTATACAATTTATAAATGCAGGCCAGCCTGTTAAGGTAATTGAGCTTAGTTCTTTATTCACAGTATCAGAAGCTACCATACGCCGCGACTTGCAAGAACTTGAAAATTTAGGTCTTGTTCAGCGGACACATGGAGGTGCTGTTTCTGTCCAATTAGGTTCTGAACTCAGCTTTCAAGATCGCGAAGTATTCCTTTTAAACGAAAAAAGAGACATTGCCGCTACAGCTGCCAGCATGGTTAATGACGGTGAAACCATTCTATTAGATGCGGGTACAACCACCCGTGAAATTGCTCGGGCATTATGCGGCAGGAAGTTAACTGTTGTCACTAACAGCATGGATGTTGCTTTCGTTTTTGCCGAGGAACCAGATATTGAGGTACTTTTATTAGGCGGTACATGGAGAAAATCCATTAATTCTCTCGTAGGCCCGCTAACGAATGCGATGCTTAAACTTTTCTGCTTTGATAAAGTTTTTCTTGCTGCTAACGCCATTGACTGCACTTTAGGCGCAACTACTCACCATCTAGCAGAGGCTGAAACTAAGAGAGCTATGCTCCAAGCTGGTAAAACTACTATATTAGTAGCTGATCATTCCAAGTTTGATAAGAAAACCTTTACCCAAATCTGCAGTTTAGATGAATTATCTATGATTATCACTGACAATGGCATGAATAAGGACACTCTGGATATTATAAATAACTACACCCAGGTTGTTATCGCTGAATCCACTACATTATAA